One segment of Pleuronectes platessa chromosome 21, fPlePla1.1, whole genome shotgun sequence DNA contains the following:
- the zgc:112285 gene encoding elastase-1, protein MAVPGPPPLLFLSLLLPLLLSKACLPAAAYTLNPGLQQQNKVLLLDWPKDCGMAHFKPNMAERIVSGNEARPHSWPWQVSLQVRPRGSKHYIHVCGGTLIHKNWVLTAAHCFQKGKAEDAGSWRIVLGKHQLRRSETPERIFPVKRIYRHENFRYPAHSELDYDIALVKAATDILPSNHIRYACLPRKQTSLKPGHYCWVTGWGDTRGGKENVSLAEALNQARLPIIDFKTCRQKKFWGHRVRDSMICAGFRDTEGPPAACQGDSGGPLLCQLGRDRWEVHGVVSFGPIGCTVENKPSVFTRTAAYIPWIEATRIRDFFLH, encoded by the exons ATGGCTGTGCCAGGACCTCCTCCgctcctctttctgtctctgctgctgccgctgctgttgAGCAAGGCATGCCTGCCTGCAGCCGCATACACGCTCAACCCCGGACTACAGCAACAGAACAAAGTCCTCCTACTGG ACTGGCCTAAGGATTGTGGGATGGCTCATTTCAAACCCAACATGGCTGAACGGATTGTGTCCGGGAACGAGGCCCGACCTCACTCGTGGCCCTGGCAGGTGTCTCTGCAG GTTCGTCCCAGAGGAAGTAAACACTACATTCATGTTTGTGGAGGAACTCTCATCCACAAGAACTGGGTCCTCACTGCTGCTCACTGCTTCCAGAA GGGTAAAGCTGAGGATGCTGGGAGCTGGAGGATCGTCCTGGggaagcaccagctccggcgtTCAGAGACACCAGAGAGGATCTTCCCGGTGAAGAGAATCTACCGCCACGAGAACTTCCGTTATCCGGCTCACAGCGAGCTGGACTACGACATCGCCCTGGTGAAGGCCGCCACCGACATCCTCCCGTCGAACCATATCCGCTACGCCTGCCTGCCGCGCAAGCAGACCAGCCTCAAGCCGGGACACTACTGCTGGGTGACGGGCTGGGGAGACACCCGGG GCGGGAAGGAGAACGTGTCTCTGGCAGAAGCCTTGAATCAAGCTCGCCTCCCCATCATCGACTTCAAGACCTGTCGACAGAAGAAATTCTGGGGCCACCGGGTCCGGGACTCCATGATCTGTGCCGGCTTCAGGGACACTGAGGGTCCACCGGCTGCCTGCCAG ggcGACTCTGGCGGTCCTCTGCTCTGCCAGCTGGGCCGCGACCGCTGGGAGGTGCACGGCGTGGTGAGCTTCGGCCCCATCGGCTGCACCGTGGAGAACAAGCCCAGCGTGTTCACCCGCACCGCCGCCTACATCCCCTGGATCGAGGCCACGCGCATCAGGGACTTCTTCCTGCACTAA
- the timm23a gene encoding mitochondrial import inner membrane translocase subunit Tim23: protein MDNNPSGPGGSKGGLGSLFGGGAPEYSNTELAGVPLTGMSPLSPYLNVDPRFLVQDTDEFILPTGASKTRGRFELAFFTIGGSCITGATFGTVNGLRMGLKETRDMAWSKPRNVQILNMVTRQGASWANSLGSVALLYSVFGVAIEKARGAEDDINTVTAGTLTGMLFKSGSGLKAVARGGLAGLALSSAYALYNNWDRITGSPSSSRLY, encoded by the exons ATGGACAACAACCCGTCAGGACCGGGGGGGTCGAAAGGAGGCCTCGGGAGTCTCTTCGGTGGCGGGGCCCCTGAGTACTCCAACACGGAGCTCGCCGGTGTCCCTT TGACGGGGATGAGCCCTCTGTCCCCGTACCTCAATGTCGACCCTCGCTTCCTGGTTCAG GACACAGATGAGTTCATTCTGCCCACAGGCGCCAGTAAAACCAGAGGAAGGTTTGAACTGGCTTTCTTCACCATCGGAGGCTCCTGCATTACCG GAGCAACATTTGGAACTGTGAACGGTCTCAGGATGGGCCTGAAGGAGACCAGAGATATGGCCTGGTCCAAACCTCGTAATGTGCA GATTCTGAACATGGTGACCAGGCAGGGTGCTTCATGGGCCAACTCGCTGGGATCTGTTG CGTTGTTGTACAGTGTGTTTGGCGTGGCGATAGAGAAAGCCAGAGGAGCAGAAGATGACATCAACACAGTGACTGCTGGGACGCTCACTGGGATGCTCTTTAAATCAGGAA GTGGATTAAAGGCTGTCGCCCGAGGAGGCCTGGCAGGTTTGGCCTTATCTAGTGCCTACGCTCTCTACAACAACTGGGACCGCATCACCGGCTCCCCATCATCCTCCAGGCTGTACTAA